In the genome of Vicia villosa cultivar HV-30 ecotype Madison, WI linkage group LG7, Vvil1.0, whole genome shotgun sequence, one region contains:
- the LOC131617674 gene encoding uncharacterized protein LOC131617674: protein MKTKSFIFVFSLCALIYISLSQIEQSKDGKQSGVTKEFKTKVVIDKDGGMGGGHEGDYGGGYVDGDWGGGGGYGGGWEGEENEGGCEGGEGGEGNDEGWGEVGGTEAGFGGENEGGRNEKPGEGA from the exons ATGAAAACTAAGTCTTTTATTTTCGTGTTCTCTCTTTGTGCACTAATTTATATCTCCTTATCACAAATTGAGCAATCTAAAGATGGAAaacaat CTGGTGTTACTAAAGAATTCAAAACAAAAGTTGTGATAGATAAGGACGGAGGCATGGGAGGTGGACACGAAGGAGACTACGGAGGAGGGTATGTTGATGGTGATTGGGGAGGTGGAGGAGGATACGGAGGAGGTTGGGAAGGAGAAGAAAATGAAGGAGGTTGCGAAGGAGGAGAAGGTGGAGAAGGAAACGACGAAGGTTGGGGAGAAGTTGGAGGAACCGAAGCAGGTTTCGGGGGAGAAAATGAAGGAGGTAGAAACGAAAAGCCTGGAGAAGGAGCATGA